The Candidatus Zixiibacteriota bacterium genomic sequence GCGGCCAGAACCGCCCGCAGCCGGTCCAGGAAGTAAAAGCCGATCACGGCGTAAACCGCGGGGTGCAGGTCGCGGCCGATCAGCCGCCGCAGGATCAAAGCGCTCGGAAGCAGAGCGAACACCTCGAGCGCCGCCCAGAGGAGGCGCGGGGCCTCCGGATAGATCCAGCGGCTGAGGAAGAACGAGAGCAGGAACGCGACTGCGACCGGAGTCTTCAGGACCTGCCCGGCGCGTTCCGCTTCCCCCCCGGGGGCGAGCGCCGGCGAGAGGCGGCGGCGGACCCAGGCGAGAACGATCCAGAAGAGCAAAAAGACGAGGACATGCCGGAAGAACTCCGCCCGTTGCCGTTCCGCATAGAGCCGGACGGCGGTCCATTGCGCTGCGAACGACGACCGGCTCTCCTCCTGGAAGTCCTGTCCCGAGCGGGCAAACGCGTCCCGGCTCCAGATCGCGGCTCCGTCCCTGACCAGCAGGTGATCGAGGATCCGCCGGTGGGCCCGGTCCACGAGCGCCAGCGCCTCGCCGACGCGCGCGTCCTGCGACGCGATCCGACTTTGCACCGCCAGCGCCCGCGCCTGCTCCTTGACGATGGCTGCGCGGGCCTCCCGGATTTCGCCCAGCGTCGTCTCGATGCGCTGGACGATCTCCGGCGGGCCGTTACCCTGCCTCGCGGCGGCGAGGGTCAGCTCCCAGACCTGACCGAGCGCCTGCAGCTCCCCCAGTTCCCGCTCGAGCGCCTCCGCCCGGTCCGCCAGCTTCCGGGTCCACGCGGAAAGATTGCCGCGAACCCGGCGCCAGCTCGCGTCCAAACTCCGCAGCGTCTCGAGCGAGGGACGGTGGGCCGCGACCTTCCGCGTCTCGCGCAGCCGAGCGTCGATCTCGCGGACGAGCGAGGGCAGCTGCTCCTCCGCCGCGTCGTCGGCCGCGTCGGAAAGCAGCTCCGCCTGCCCGTCGCGCAGGCGCGCCGCGACGAATTCGGCTTCGAGCGCTACCTCGGAAAGCGGGATCGGCTGCTGCGCCGGCCGCGCTTTCGCCGCGGGAGTCGCCGGCGCTTCCGCGAACGCCGCGCCGTAAAGGGCGCAGCACAACAGTGCTGCGAGCAACGCAATCGCCGGGCGCGGCGCCTGTGGTGCGCAAATCTCGTGTGCGGTCATGCTCGTCCAGTGTAATCCGCGCGGGCGCGGGGGCCAGCCCCGATCGGGTCGGGGCCCATTCTAGCATCGCCTCCGGCGGCGTTAAAGTTCGCGCGCGAAAAGCGATCCCCGTTGCGTCGCTTCGCGTTTCGTATAAGCTAGGAAGCTGCGAGGTGACCATGAAAGGGACGTTCCCGGGGATTCGGGCCGCGCTTGTGGCGGCAGCACTGCTTGCCGGCGGCTTGCCGGCGGCAGCCGGCGAGCCGACCGAGGAGATCCGCGCGGCGATCAGCCAGGGTGTTGAGGTCCTGAAGAACGCCAAGCTCGGGGATGCGCAGTCGCGCGCGGCCGCCCTCGACCGCCTGCGCAGGATCGTCTACCCGCTCTTCGATTTTCCGGAGATGGCCAGGCGCTCGCTGGGGACGCACTGGCGCCGGCTGGAGCCGCAGCAGCAAAAACGGTTCGTCACGGTCTTCACCGCGCTCCTGGAAGCGACCTACGCCGACAAGATCGATCTCTATGAAGGCCAGAAGGTGCTCTACGTCGGCGAGTCCATCGACCAGAACTACGCTCGCGTTCAGACCCGGGTCGTCGGCAAGGACGAACAGTCCTATTCGGTCGAGTATCGTCTGCACCGCCTCGACGGCCGCTGGCGAATCTACGATGTCGTCGCGGAGAATATCAGCCTGGTCAACAATTACCGCTCGCAGTTTCAGCGCGTGCTCGCCAGGTCGTCGTTCGACGAGCTGATCAAGCGGATGGAGCAGAAGTCGGGCTGAGACCGTTCGGGTCCGGCGGCCGCCGTCCGGAGCACGGCGAGCGATCCGTCATGAAGATCGCCACCTGGAACGTCAACGGCATTCGCGCGCGCGAAGCCCAATTTCTCGAATGGCTCGAGCGGGAACTCCCCGACGTCGTCTGCCTCCAGGAAATCAAGTCTCCGCCGTCCAAGATCCCGCCCGCCCTTTGCGAGCTCCGGGGCTATCACTGCTACTGGCACGGTGAGCGCGCCTACTCGGGGGTGGGCTTGCACATCCGGCGCGAGGCGTTCGCCGCGGAGCCGCGCTTTTTCCACCCTCCTTTCGACTGCGAAACCCGCATCGTGGCGGCCGAGATCGGCGCGCTCACGGTGGCGTCGGTCTACGTTCCGAACGGCGGCAAGGATTTCCCGGCCAAGATGCGCTTCCTCGAGGAACTGGAACGTTACGCGGCTGCGGTCTGCGGTCGCGGCGCCGACCTGATCATTTGCGGCGACATAAACATCACCCGCACGGACAGGGACGTCCACCCCAAGGAACGAAACCCCATGCTCTACGGGCAGCGGCCGGACGAAAGGGAGATGTTCGAGCGCATCCTGGCGTGCGGTCTGGTCGACGTCGGCCGCGCCCTCGATCCCGAGAACGAAAACCTTTTCACCTGGTGGCCGCCGTGGCGCCGGCTGCGTGAGCGCAACATCGGCTGGCGGCTCGACTACATCCTGGCGAGCCCGAGGCTCGCCGCCAGGGCGAAAACCTGCGTGGTCCAGCGTGAGTTCGGGACGAGCGATCACGCGCCGGTCGTCGCCGTCTTCGATCTGGAGGCCGCTTCAGCGGCGGCCGCACCGTGAAAGCGGGCTCGCGTCGGTCGCCCGGCGGCCCGGAGCGGCTTTCGGAGTACCGCAGCAGGCGGCGCTTCGACGTCACGCCCGAGCCGGAGGGCGGGAGCCGGCGGTCCTCCGGACGGCGTGAGTTCGTGGTGCAAAAGCACTGCGCCGGTCATCTCCACTACGATTTTCGTCTCGAGCACGACGGAGTCATGCTGTCCTGGGCGGTACCCAAGGGGCCGGCGCTCGATCCGGCGGTCAAACGCCTTGCGATGCAGACCGAGGATCACCCGATCGAATACAACCGCTTCGAAGGCGTCATTCCCGAGGGCGAATACGGCGCCGGCACGGTGATGGTGTGGGACCGGGGCGTATGGGAGCCTGAAACCGCGGACGTGGACGCCGCGCTGGAGAAGGGAGAAATCAAGTTCACGCTTTACGGCGAGAAGCTGAAGGGCTCCTGGGCCATGGTGCGGATGCGCGACCGCCAGTGGCTCCTGATCAAGCACCGGGACGAGCAGGCCTCGACGACCGATATCACCGCAACCGAGCCCCGTTCCGTGCTTTCCGGTAGAACGCTGGCCGAGATCGCGGAGGCGGAGGGAGCGTCCCCGCGCCAGATCGCCCGAGCCCGCGCCGCCGACGCGCAACACGCCGCTCTCCGCTCCGGCGCAACCCGCGGCGGAGCGCCCGGAGCCCGGCGACGCCGCTGACATCCCCTTCGCAGGCGGCGGGGTGAATTCCGACGAACGCGGCCGGCGTTCGAAGCCTCGGCCGCGTTGGAGAAGGGCCCGGCGAAGGAGACTCGATCAGTTCGCGACGGCTTTGGGCGCGGAGATGATCGCCAGCATCTCCTCG encodes the following:
- a CDS encoding ABC transporter substrate-binding protein is translated as MKGTFPGIRAALVAAALLAGGLPAAAGEPTEEIRAAISQGVEVLKNAKLGDAQSRAAALDRLRRIVYPLFDFPEMARRSLGTHWRRLEPQQQKRFVTVFTALLEATYADKIDLYEGQKVLYVGESIDQNYARVQTRVVGKDEQSYSVEYRLHRLDGRWRIYDVVAENISLVNNYRSQFQRVLARSSFDELIKRMEQKSG
- a CDS encoding exodeoxyribonuclease III, with the translated sequence MKIATWNVNGIRAREAQFLEWLERELPDVVCLQEIKSPPSKIPPALCELRGYHCYWHGERAYSGVGLHIRREAFAAEPRFFHPPFDCETRIVAAEIGALTVASVYVPNGGKDFPAKMRFLEELERYAAAVCGRGADLIICGDINITRTDRDVHPKERNPMLYGQRPDEREMFERILACGLVDVGRALDPENENLFTWWPPWRRLRERNIGWRLDYILASPRLAARAKTCVVQREFGTSDHAPVVAVFDLEAASAAAAP
- a CDS encoding DNA polymerase ligase N-terminal domain-containing protein, with product MKAGSRRSPGGPERLSEYRSRRRFDVTPEPEGGSRRSSGRREFVVQKHCAGHLHYDFRLEHDGVMLSWAVPKGPALDPAVKRLAMQTEDHPIEYNRFEGVIPEGEYGAGTVMVWDRGVWEPETADVDAALEKGEIKFTLYGEKLKGSWAMVRMRDRQWLLIKHRDEQASTTDITATEPRSVLSGRTLAEIAEAEGASPRQIARARAADAQHAALRSGATRGGAPGARRRR